A single window of Planktothrix serta PCC 8927 DNA harbors:
- a CDS encoding IctB family putative bicarbonate transporter: MTTLNTVWQQFTLQNLLIYQWRNTSILYRLTGVLHQWRQGSWLLQWGEPLGALLITIVFGLAPFVGTALIGVLLIACAAWWLLLTLTDEPSQTAFTPIHLIVLLYWGIATIATALSPVKMAALSGWIKLTLYLILFALMSRILRSPKIRSIFITIFLLTALIVSVYGLRQWFSGVEALATWVDPTSPQSKLTRVYSYLDNPNLLAGYLLPAVGLSLASFFVWRGILPKALALTMIVVNSSCLVLTFSRGGWIGLVLLIFAFAILLLYWLSIQFSPFWRQWALPLGLTGLTVFLLFAVLFVPPVRDRVASIFAGRGDSSNNFRINVWMSVIEMIKDRPILGIGPGNVAFNKIYPLYMQPRYTALSAYSVILEITVETGIIGLSCFLWLLTVTFNQGWVQLKRLRELGNSQGFWLMAAISTLVGMLGHGLVDTVWYRPQVNTLWWLMIALIASYYQPKPQILSDEVQTD, translated from the coding sequence ATGACCACCTTAAATACTGTTTGGCAACAATTTACCCTACAAAACTTACTCATCTACCAATGGCGGAATACCAGTATTCTCTATCGCTTAACGGGAGTTTTACACCAATGGCGACAGGGAAGTTGGTTATTGCAGTGGGGTGAACCCTTGGGGGCATTATTAATCACTATTGTATTCGGTTTAGCTCCTTTTGTGGGAACTGCATTAATAGGGGTTTTATTAATCGCTTGCGCCGCCTGGTGGCTATTATTAACTCTTACCGATGAACCTTCACAAACAGCCTTTACTCCGATTCATTTAATTGTTTTATTATATTGGGGAATTGCTACCATTGCAACGGCTTTATCTCCGGTTAAAATGGCGGCATTGAGTGGGTGGATTAAATTAACTCTTTATCTAATTTTATTCGCTTTAATGTCAAGGATATTGCGATCGCCTAAAATTCGTTCAATTTTTATTACTATCTTTTTACTAACGGCTTTAATTGTCAGTGTTTATGGTTTAAGACAATGGTTTTCTGGGGTAGAAGCCTTAGCGACTTGGGTTGATCCCACCTCTCCCCAATCCAAGTTAACACGGGTTTATAGTTATTTAGATAACCCCAATTTATTAGCTGGATATCTATTACCCGCAGTGGGTTTAAGTTTAGCATCATTTTTTGTTTGGAGGGGAATTTTACCCAAAGCATTAGCATTAACAATGATTGTTGTTAATTCCTCCTGTTTAGTCTTAACTTTTAGCCGAGGAGGATGGATTGGATTAGTCCTATTAATATTTGCCTTTGCCATTCTATTATTATACTGGTTAAGTATTCAGTTTTCTCCCTTTTGGCGACAATGGGCTTTACCCCTGGGTTTAACGGGATTAACCGTTTTTCTATTATTTGCAGTGCTATTTGTTCCCCCAGTTCGAGATCGGGTAGCGAGTATTTTTGCCGGACGGGGAGATAGTAGTAATAACTTTAGAATTAATGTTTGGATGTCAGTAATTGAGATGATTAAAGATCGTCCAATATTAGGAATAGGCCCTGGAAATGTTGCCTTTAATAAGATTTATCCCCTTTATATGCAGCCTCGTTACACCGCTTTAAGTGCCTATTCAGTAATTTTAGAAATTACTGTTGAAACTGGAATTATTGGTTTAAGTTGTTTTCTCTGGTTATTAACCGTTACCTTTAATCAAGGATGGGTGCAATTAAAACGACTTCGAGAGTTAGGAAATTCCCAAGGATTTTGGTTAATGGCTGCTATTTCTACATTAGTGGGAATGTTGGGTCATGGGTTGGTTGATACGGTTTGGTATCGTCCTCAAGTCAATACTTTATGGTGGTTAATGATTGCGTTAATTGCCAGTTATTATCAACCGAAACCCCAAATTTTATCCGATGAAGTTCAGACGGATTAA
- a CDS encoding 4a-hydroxytetrahydrobiopterin dehydratase produces MTSLTQQTCEACHQKSTPVSLEEIAKLKPEIPYWNLIEVEGESRLERSYSFPDFKTALAFTNQVGEIAELENHHPALLTEYGKVTVTWWTHAIFGLHRNDFIMAAKTDDLAENSGIKNRK; encoded by the coding sequence ATGACATCCTTAACTCAACAGACCTGTGAAGCTTGCCATCAAAAATCAACTCCCGTGAGTTTAGAAGAAATTGCCAAGCTCAAACCGGAAATTCCCTATTGGAATTTAATAGAAGTAGAGGGAGAATCCCGGTTAGAAAGAAGTTATTCATTTCCTGATTTTAAAACCGCTTTAGCGTTTACCAATCAAGTCGGAGAAATAGCCGAATTAGAAAATCATCATCCCGCATTATTAACAGAATATGGAAAAGTGACTGTAACCTGGTGGACTCATGCCATTTTTGGGTTACATCGAAATGATTTTATTATGGCAGCAAAAACCGATGATCTGGCTGAAAATTCAGGAATAAAAAACAGAAAATAA
- a CDS encoding DUF4327 family protein — protein sequence MTYTTVQYSLDVIKDEARQLVTKGIVSRQQPIYTLCQYIPAREWACVECELEECNFLLRDRIGDLIGHETWDND from the coding sequence ATGACTTACACCACTGTCCAATATTCTTTAGATGTGATCAAAGACGAAGCCCGCCAACTCGTCACCAAGGGAATTGTGAGCCGTCAGCAACCCATCTATACACTTTGCCAATATATTCCGGCGCGGGAATGGGCTTGTGTGGAGTGTGAGTTGGAAGAATGCAATTTCTTGCTTCGAGATCGGATTGGCGACTTGATTGGCCATGAAACCTGGGATAACGACTAA
- a CDS encoding ADP-ribosylglycohydrolase family protein codes for MKKSAILSGLMGVCVGDALGVPVEFSSRQERLQNPITTMTGQGTYRQPPGTWSDDSSLTLCLADSLCQGYNLKTIADSFSRWRYQQEWTPHGVVFDIGGTTNQAIRNILNGVNPVEAGETHERSNGNGSLMRILPMVYLASTVSFYQLIQWVHECSCLTHAHVRSQIGCGIYISIAVKLLQGLDLKSAYLEGIEAVKPIYYHPSLTVETSRFERVLTGKIDQLSMGQIESSGYVIHTLEASLWCLLTTSSYAEAVLKAVNLGEDTDTTAAVTGGLAGLYYGWENIPSEWVEQIARKDDIIALADRLEQAIFSTTES; via the coding sequence ATGAAAAAATCAGCTATTTTATCCGGTTTAATGGGGGTTTGTGTCGGTGATGCTCTAGGCGTTCCCGTAGAATTTTCTAGCCGCCAAGAACGTCTTCAAAATCCGATCACAACTATGACGGGACAGGGAACCTATCGACAACCTCCGGGCACTTGGTCGGATGATAGTTCGTTAACATTATGTTTAGCAGATAGTCTCTGTCAGGGATATAATTTAAAAACGATCGCCGATTCTTTTAGTCGTTGGCGCTATCAGCAAGAATGGACACCTCATGGCGTGGTATTTGATATTGGCGGAACAACAAATCAAGCCATTAGAAATATCTTAAATGGGGTTAATCCTGTGGAAGCGGGAGAAACCCATGAACGCAGTAATGGAAATGGTTCATTGATGCGAATTTTACCGATGGTGTATTTAGCTTCCACCGTTTCTTTCTATCAATTAATCCAGTGGGTTCATGAATGTTCCTGTTTAACCCATGCTCATGTCCGATCTCAAATTGGTTGCGGGATTTATATTAGTATTGCGGTTAAGTTACTCCAAGGTTTAGATCTAAAATCGGCTTACCTTGAAGGAATAGAAGCCGTAAAACCGATTTATTATCATCCCAGTTTAACTGTAGAAACTTCTCGGTTTGAACGGGTTTTAACAGGCAAAATTGATCAGTTATCAATGGGTCAAATTGAATCCAGTGGCTATGTGATTCATACCTTAGAAGCGTCTTTATGGTGTTTATTAACGACATCTTCTTACGCTGAAGCCGTTCTCAAAGCCGTTAATTTAGGAGAAGATACCGACACGACCGCAGCCGTAACCGGAGGTTTAGCAGGACTCTATTATGGGTGGGAAAATATTCCCTCAGAATGGGTGGAACAAATTGCTCGCAAAGATGATATTATTGCTTTAGCTGATCGGTTAGAACAAGCGATTTTCTCAACAACTGAGTCCTGA
- a CDS encoding TIGR02588 family protein: MIKNQISEQNSSKPSRSIAEKFSLSISIFILVLLLGLVVYSWRIQKHKPPVLTLTQPEAIRQEQEQFYVTFTVINEGGETAQSVQVIGEFYSKGEVIEQGEQQIDYLSGGESASGAFIFSGNPQDGEVKIRVGSYKLP; this comes from the coding sequence ATGATCAAAAATCAGATTTCTGAGCAAAATTCATCGAAACCGAGCCGTTCAATCGCTGAAAAATTCAGCTTGAGTATTTCCATTTTTATTCTCGTTCTTTTACTGGGATTAGTGGTTTATAGCTGGCGAATTCAAAAGCATAAACCTCCGGTTTTAACCCTCACCCAACCCGAAGCTATTCGCCAAGAGCAGGAACAATTTTATGTAACCTTTACGGTAATTAATGAAGGGGGAGAAACCGCACAATCTGTACAAGTGATTGGAGAATTTTACTCGAAGGGAGAAGTCATTGAACAGGGAGAACAACAAATTGATTATCTTTCCGGGGGAGAATCAGCATCTGGTGCGTTTATTTTTAGTGGAAATCCCCAGGACGGAGAAGTTAAAATTCGAGTGGGAAGTTATAAGTTACCGTGA
- a CDS encoding NUDIX hydrolase gives MVGKTQKKVLSSPLENFKVGVDNVIFSVDTGQNRLLVLLVMRQEEPFINTWSLPGTLVQQGESLEDAAYRILAEKIRVENLYLEQLYTFGGPNRDPREAPDSYNIRYLSVSYFALVRFEEAELIADKVTGIAWYPIDKIPQLAFDHNQILEYGYRRLQNKLEYSPVAFDVLPELFTLGDLYQFYTTILGEGFSDYSNFRTRLLKLGFLSDTGVKTSRGAGRPASLYRFDAEAFAPLKDKPLVFV, from the coding sequence ATGGTTGGAAAAACTCAAAAAAAAGTATTATCGTCCCCATTAGAAAATTTTAAGGTTGGAGTTGATAATGTAATTTTTTCCGTTGATACTGGGCAAAATCGTCTCTTGGTTTTATTGGTAATGCGACAAGAAGAACCCTTTATTAATACTTGGAGTTTACCGGGAACTTTAGTTCAACAAGGGGAATCTTTAGAAGATGCAGCCTATCGAATTTTAGCCGAAAAAATTCGGGTCGAAAATTTATATTTAGAACAATTATATACCTTTGGCGGGCCAAATCGTGATCCCAGAGAAGCCCCAGATAGTTATAATATTCGTTATTTATCCGTGAGTTATTTTGCTTTAGTTCGGTTTGAAGAAGCCGAATTAATTGCGGATAAAGTCACAGGAATTGCTTGGTATCCTATTGACAAAATTCCCCAGTTAGCTTTTGATCACAATCAAATTTTAGAATATGGTTATCGTCGATTACAAAATAAATTAGAATATAGTCCGGTTGCTTTTGATGTGTTACCAGAATTATTTACATTAGGGGATTTATATCAATTTTATACAACAATTTTAGGCGAAGGTTTTTCCGATTATTCTAATTTTAGAACCCGGTTACTGAAGTTAGGATTTCTTTCGGATACGGGAGTAAAAACATCACGGGGAGCGGGTAGACCTGCAAGTTTATATCGATTTGATGCGGAAGCTTTTGCACCCTTAAAAGATAAACCTTTAGTATTTGTTTGA
- a CDS encoding antitoxin, with product MDTAKLLKNSNEQTLVLPEEYQFSGDEVYLKKIGNVLILIPKDHPWQSLFESLNLFSEDFMESREQPPLEIREEF from the coding sequence ATGGATACTGCTAAACTTTTAAAAAATAGCAATGAACAAACTCTAGTCTTACCCGAAGAATATCAATTTTCTGGAGATGAAGTTTATCTCAAAAAAATTGGAAATGTTTTAATTTTAATTCCTAAAGATCATCCTTGGCAATCTTTATTTGAAAGTTTAAATCTATTTTCTGAAGATTTTATGGAATCGAGAGAACAACCTCCCCTTGAAATCAGAGAGGAATTCTAG
- a CDS encoding cation diffusion facilitator family transporter, with amino-acid sequence MIQDNRSKVQFVLLLTLGLNLIVMSIKVIVGTLTGSLSLLADALHSVTDSANNILGLVTNHFASPQPDREHPYGHQKFDALGALGVAVFLGIACFEILSSTVERVFRESKPVEISPKELWILLIVLGINIFVAYYERSAGKRLGSAVLVADAKHTMSDVWITIMVIGGLIGIWQGEVWNLPKLQYLDVILAFPVALLVFKSGWSVLRENLPWLVDQMAIAPETIKEISMSVPGVVNCHNIASRGVIGRQVFIEMHMIVEATDVETAHSITEAVEAELGNRFNPARILIHVEPPEYQSEEITYDSPSAKIKQ; translated from the coding sequence ATGATTCAGGATAATCGCTCAAAAGTTCAATTTGTTTTATTACTCACACTGGGTTTAAACCTGATAGTGATGAGCATTAAAGTTATTGTAGGAACTCTAACAGGTTCTTTAAGTTTACTAGCTGATGCCCTACACAGTGTTACCGATAGTGCTAATAATATTTTAGGGTTAGTTACGAATCATTTTGCCTCTCCTCAACCCGACCGGGAACATCCTTATGGACATCAAAAATTCGATGCTTTGGGAGCCTTGGGTGTGGCTGTTTTTTTGGGAATTGCCTGTTTTGAAATTTTGAGTAGCACCGTGGAACGGGTGTTTAGAGAAAGTAAACCTGTCGAAATTTCTCCTAAAGAATTATGGATTTTATTAATTGTTTTAGGGATTAATATTTTTGTCGCTTATTATGAACGCTCTGCTGGAAAGCGTTTAGGAAGTGCGGTTTTAGTGGCAGATGCTAAACATACCATGAGCGATGTTTGGATTACCATTATGGTAATTGGGGGATTAATTGGAATTTGGCAAGGGGAAGTTTGGAATTTGCCAAAATTGCAATATTTAGATGTAATTTTAGCTTTTCCTGTGGCGTTATTAGTCTTTAAAAGTGGTTGGAGTGTATTAAGAGAAAATCTGCCTTGGTTAGTAGATCAAATGGCGATCGCACCGGAAACAATCAAAGAGATATCTATGTCTGTTCCCGGTGTAGTCAACTGTCATAATATTGCGTCTCGTGGCGTAATTGGGCGACAAGTTTTTATTGAAATGCACATGATTGTTGAAGCCACCGATGTCGAAACCGCCCACAGCATTACAGAAGCCGTTGAAGCAGAATTAGGTAATCGCTTTAATCCTGCTAGAATTTTAATTCATGTTGAACCTCCCGAATATCAATCCGAGGAAATTACCTATGACTCCCCATCGGCCAAAATCAAACAGTGA
- a CDS encoding nicotinate-nucleotide adenylyltransferase encodes MTKIALFGTSADPPTAGHQAILFWLSQRFDKVVVWASDNPFKTHQTSLKHRMAMLSLLIEEINTSKQNIALHPELSHRRTLETLKGAKNYWPDAEYTLVVGSDLVQQIPHWYQIETLLKQVQLLVIPRPGYQVEETDLEPLQSLGKKVKIATLTGLPVSSTNYRQTGDIDVLPSPVQAYINQEQLYEYTR; translated from the coding sequence ATGACTAAAATTGCCCTATTTGGAACCAGTGCAGACCCTCCAACCGCAGGACATCAAGCCATTCTATTTTGGCTGTCTCAACGGTTTGATAAAGTTGTGGTTTGGGCATCGGATAATCCCTTTAAAACTCACCAAACATCATTAAAACATCGCATGGCAATGTTATCATTATTAATTGAGGAAATTAACACCTCTAAGCAAAATATTGCTCTGCATCCTGAATTGAGTCATCGCCGAACCTTAGAAACCTTAAAAGGAGCTAAAAACTATTGGCCTGATGCAGAATATACCTTAGTTGTGGGTTCAGACTTAGTACAACAAATTCCCCATTGGTATCAAATAGAAACCCTGTTAAAACAGGTACAATTATTAGTGATTCCTCGACCCGGTTATCAGGTAGAAGAAACAGATTTAGAGCCTCTGCAAAGCTTAGGAAAAAAAGTTAAAATTGCCACCCTGACAGGTTTACCCGTTTCCTCAACAAACTATCGCCAGACCGGGGATATTGATGTCTTACCTTCTCCTGTACAAGCCTATATTAACCAAGAACAGTTGTATGAGTATACCCGTTAA
- a CDS encoding TIGR02587 family membrane protein, with product MKRQANSSSHSKSWILEFQELVRGISGGFLFGIPLLYTMEVWQIGSFTEPPLMLTLLGITYFVVFLLIRVSGFRRHQHKTLKNTLLESVEALAIGLVCTTFILILLRQINQETPLDEALGKIILESIPFAMGAALAELMLSDESSNSSSSSQDKKPIKSNFLKANKINLQDTLDDISATFIGALFIAFSIAPTDEVRILAGATSPPWLIAIMIASLIISYCIVFAAGFRNQQKRHRQQGLFQSPHTETIVSYLISLITSVLMLWFFQKLSFSEPGILGLNSTLILGLPATIGGAAGRLAI from the coding sequence ATGAAAAGACAAGCTAATTCTTCAAGCCATTCAAAATCTTGGATTCTTGAGTTCCAAGAACTGGTGCGAGGAATTTCTGGGGGGTTTTTGTTTGGAATTCCCCTGTTATATACAATGGAAGTTTGGCAAATTGGTTCCTTTACAGAACCTCCTTTAATGCTAACTCTTTTGGGAATTACCTATTTTGTTGTATTTCTTTTAATTCGAGTTTCTGGATTCCGTCGTCATCAACACAAGACCCTAAAAAATACCCTGTTAGAAAGTGTAGAAGCCTTAGCCATTGGATTAGTTTGTACAACCTTTATTTTAATTTTATTACGACAAATTAATCAAGAAACTCCCCTAGATGAAGCCTTGGGAAAAATAATTTTAGAGAGTATTCCCTTTGCGATGGGTGCTGCTTTAGCGGAATTAATGTTAAGTGATGAATCGTCTAACTCATCCTCATCATCTCAGGATAAAAAACCGATAAAATCTAATTTTTTAAAAGCCAATAAAATCAATTTACAGGATACTCTGGATGATATTAGTGCTACCTTTATTGGAGCCCTGTTTATCGCCTTTAGTATTGCGCCTACCGATGAAGTTCGTATTCTAGCAGGTGCAACTTCTCCACCTTGGTTAATTGCGATTATGATCGCATCTTTAATTATTTCCTATTGTATTGTTTTTGCGGCGGGTTTTAGAAATCAACAAAAGCGTCATCGTCAGCAAGGATTATTTCAATCTCCCCACACAGAAACGATTGTTTCTTACTTAATTTCTTTAATTACTTCAGTCTTAATGCTGTGGTTTTTTCAGAAATTGAGCTTTAGTGAGCCGGGGATATTAGGGCTAAACTCGACTTTAATTTTAGGACTTCCCGCAACTATTGGGGGAGCAGCAGGACGTTTAGCAATATGA
- a CDS encoding glycoside hydrolase family 3 N-terminal domain-containing protein, which produces MTLSLAEQVAQMVVVRASGFLFDHQIRYPLWEPPAYRLKHWLQDLGVGGVILVDGSAAELTTRTQLLQSWAKFPLLVAADVEEGVGQRFAGATWFPPLMAIGALANQSLEQAEFYAEKMGAITAQEALTVGLNWILAPVVDVNNNPKNPVINVRSFGETPERVSQLATAFIRGCQGYPVLTTAKHFPGHGDTAIDSHLELPVIPHSDQRLAEVELPPFAATIASGVDAVMMAHLLIPAWDRERPATLSPVIVQQQLRQRLGFEGLVVTDALVMGAIAKQYTPEEAAILAVEAGADVLLMPLDPQVTIEAVCAAVAEGRISRERIEASVQRILQAKAKVFPDTQLDESYSLPRRDSKILFDSLSQPISQQMVRTILQDSLQQGGTLPLILSKTPQTGQNVVIVDDLLNCSILGNHTPAIARPTELGYRLQLVDCHAPAFSESGEDSSLPLDSAPTLLQVFIRANAFRDSSGLTQIAQDWLNLLLKQNSLQALVIYGSPYTLEQFLPQIPPTTPYVFSYGQTPMAQEIALKVLWGI; this is translated from the coding sequence ATGACTCTTTCTTTAGCTGAACAAGTCGCCCAGATGGTTGTGGTTCGCGCCTCTGGTTTTTTGTTTGATCATCAAATTCGTTATCCCCTTTGGGAACCTCCAGCCTACCGATTAAAACATTGGTTACAAGATCTAGGTGTGGGTGGGGTAATTTTAGTTGATGGCAGTGCGGCGGAATTAACAACTCGCACTCAGTTGTTACAATCTTGGGCAAAATTTCCCCTATTGGTGGCGGCGGATGTGGAAGAAGGGGTAGGTCAGCGATTTGCGGGGGCGACTTGGTTTCCGCCTCTAATGGCAATTGGGGCTTTAGCAAATCAATCCTTAGAACAAGCCGAATTTTATGCAGAAAAAATGGGGGCAATTACCGCCCAAGAAGCTTTAACGGTTGGGTTAAATTGGATATTGGCTCCGGTTGTCGATGTCAATAATAATCCTAAAAATCCGGTGATTAATGTCCGTTCTTTTGGAGAGACTCCAGAACGGGTGAGTCAGTTAGCAACGGCCTTTATCCGGGGATGTCAAGGTTATCCGGTGTTAACGACGGCGAAACATTTCCCCGGTCATGGGGATACGGCGATTGATTCCCATTTAGAATTACCGGTGATCCCCCATTCTGATCAACGTCTCGCTGAGGTGGAATTACCGCCCTTTGCAGCAACAATTGCATCGGGTGTAGATGCGGTGATGATGGCTCATTTGTTAATTCCAGCGTGGGATAGAGAACGTCCAGCTACCTTATCCCCGGTAATTGTTCAGCAGCAGTTAAGACAACGGTTAGGGTTTGAGGGGTTGGTGGTGACGGATGCTTTAGTGATGGGGGCGATCGCTAAACAATATACTCCAGAAGAAGCAGCGATTTTAGCCGTGGAAGCGGGTGCAGATGTTTTATTAATGCCGCTTGATCCCCAAGTCACGATTGAAGCAGTCTGTGCTGCGGTGGCCGAGGGTCGAATTTCGCGTGAACGCATTGAAGCCTCTGTACAGCGAATTTTGCAGGCTAAAGCCAAGGTATTCCCTGACACTCAACTGGATGAATCCTATTCTCTCCCTCGTCGAGATTCTAAAATCTTATTTGATTCTCTGTCCCAACCGATCTCTCAACAGATGGTGAGGACAATTTTGCAAGATTCTCTCCAACAGGGGGGAACGTTACCGTTAATCCTGTCAAAAACTCCCCAAACCGGGCAAAATGTAGTAATTGTGGATGATTTACTCAATTGTTCGATTTTAGGAAATCATACCCCTGCGATCGCTCGTCCGACTGAGTTAGGCTATCGCTTACAACTGGTTGATTGTCACGCGCCAGCTTTTTCTGAGTCTGGGGAAGATTCCTCACTCCCGCTTGATTCGGCTCCGACATTACTCCAAGTTTTTATTCGCGCTAATGCCTTCCGCGATAGTTCGGGATTAACACAAATTGCTCAAGATTGGTTAAACCTGCTGTTAAAACAGAATAGTTTACAAGCACTGGTGATTTACGGTAGTCCCTACACACTCGAACAATTTTTACCCCAAATTCCCCCCACAACTCCTTATGTCTTCTCCTACGGTCAGACTCCGATGGCCCAAGAAATTGCCTTAAAAGTCCTTTGGGGAATTTAA